The following coding sequences are from one Verrucosispora sp. WMMD573 window:
- a CDS encoding HNH endonuclease family protein, producing the protein MRTRSGPRVPGALALIAALTLGAAGCVPLEEEPVTPPSGSGNINQMLSELTVAEAGSMRGYSRNRFPHWRKTGQNCDVRDTVLERDGKSIEHSGCNVVGGRWESVYDGRTFTDPSDVDVDHMVPLANAWRSGADEWDDSKRGDFANDLDRPQLFAVSASSNRAKGDQDPSQWKPSNRSYWCQYAGDWVAVKHHWQLTVTSAEQAELADMLEGCTWESKP; encoded by the coding sequence GTGCGTACCAGATCAGGACCGCGCGTCCCGGGGGCGCTCGCGCTCATCGCGGCGCTGACCCTCGGCGCCGCCGGCTGCGTCCCGCTTGAGGAGGAGCCGGTCACGCCGCCGAGCGGCAGCGGCAACATCAACCAGATGCTCTCGGAGCTGACCGTCGCCGAGGCGGGTTCGATGCGCGGCTACAGCCGCAACCGCTTCCCGCACTGGCGCAAGACCGGCCAGAACTGCGACGTCCGCGACACCGTGCTGGAGCGCGACGGCAAGTCCATCGAGCACTCCGGCTGCAACGTGGTCGGTGGGCGTTGGGAGAGCGTCTACGACGGCCGCACCTTCACCGACCCCTCCGACGTGGACGTCGACCACATGGTTCCGCTGGCCAACGCCTGGCGCTCCGGCGCCGACGAGTGGGACGACTCGAAGCGCGGCGACTTCGCCAACGACCTCGACCGGCCGCAGCTCTTCGCGGTTTCCGCATCCTCCAACCGGGCAAAGGGTGACCAGGACCCGTCCCAGTGGAAGCCATCAAACCGGTCATACTGGTGCCAATATGCCGGGGATTGGGTGGCGGTGAAGCACCACTGGCAGCTGACGGTGACCAGTGCCGAGCAGGCCGAGCTGGCCGACATGTTGGAGGGCTGCACATGGGAGAGCAAGCCGTGA
- a CDS encoding MFS transporter, with product MPEPSSALRLRSSAGRGTLAAAVLASGMVFLDSTVVNVALPHLGADLGASVAGLQWTVNGYLLTLAAFVLLGGALGDRFGRRRVFLLGVFWFTAASILCGLALRTDWLVAARFLQGAGGALLTPGSLALLQASFHPDDRAKTIGAWSGLSGVSTALGPFIGGWLIDALSWRWIFFLNVPLAAVVVLTTLRWVPESRDENASRKRGTRQFDVAGALLGALALAGVTYALVDAPDRGLDSPAVVVAALAGAVAAVAFVFLERRRGETAMLPTGLFGSRLFSVLNLFTVLVYAALGGFTFFIAVYLQNVVGWSALLTGLALLPMTVLLLVGSPVTGALSTRIGPRLPLTVGPLLAAVGLLMLRGIEPGASYWREVLPGVAIFGLGLTLVVAPLTASVLAAVADRFAGVASGFNNAASRVGGLLAVAALPLLVGLTGTGYEQSAELTSAYRGALLWCAGLLVAGALIAALLVHRPARRPPPAQPCHSLPVSTPK from the coding sequence ATGCCCGAACCCTCGTCCGCCCTCCGCCTGCGCAGCAGCGCCGGCCGGGGCACCCTGGCCGCAGCCGTGCTCGCCTCGGGCATGGTCTTCCTGGACAGCACCGTGGTCAACGTGGCGCTGCCCCACCTCGGGGCCGACCTCGGCGCGTCGGTGGCCGGTCTTCAGTGGACCGTCAACGGCTACCTGCTGACGCTCGCCGCGTTCGTCCTGCTCGGTGGGGCGCTGGGCGACAGGTTCGGGCGTCGACGGGTGTTCCTGCTCGGCGTGTTCTGGTTCACCGCCGCCTCCATACTCTGCGGGCTCGCCCTGCGCACCGACTGGCTGGTGGCCGCGCGGTTCCTTCAGGGCGCCGGAGGTGCCCTGCTCACCCCGGGCTCGCTGGCGTTGCTTCAGGCGAGCTTCCATCCCGACGACCGAGCCAAGACGATCGGAGCGTGGTCGGGGCTCTCCGGTGTCTCCACCGCGCTCGGTCCGTTCATCGGCGGGTGGCTGATCGACGCCCTCTCCTGGCGGTGGATCTTCTTCCTGAACGTGCCGCTGGCGGCGGTGGTCGTACTGACGACACTGCGCTGGGTTCCCGAGAGCCGGGACGAGAACGCGTCCCGGAAGCGGGGCACCCGCCAGTTCGACGTGGCCGGTGCGCTGCTCGGCGCACTCGCCCTGGCCGGTGTCACGTACGCCCTGGTCGACGCCCCCGATCGGGGCCTGGACTCGCCGGCGGTGGTGGTGGCGGCCCTGGCGGGGGCGGTCGCCGCGGTGGCATTCGTGTTCCTGGAGCGACGCCGGGGGGAGACCGCGATGCTGCCCACCGGCCTGTTCGGCAGCCGGCTGTTCTCGGTGCTGAACCTCTTCACCGTGCTGGTCTACGCCGCCCTCGGCGGGTTCACCTTCTTCATCGCCGTGTACCTACAGAACGTGGTCGGCTGGTCAGCCCTGCTCACCGGCCTCGCGTTGCTGCCGATGACCGTGCTGCTGCTGGTGGGTTCGCCGGTCACCGGTGCGCTGTCGACGAGGATCGGACCCCGGTTGCCGCTGACCGTCGGGCCGCTGCTGGCCGCCGTCGGGCTGCTGATGCTGCGCGGGATCGAGCCGGGGGCATCGTACTGGCGGGAGGTGCTGCCCGGCGTGGCGATCTTCGGACTCGGGCTGACCCTGGTCGTGGCGCCGCTGACCGCCTCGGTGCTGGCCGCCGTCGCCGACCGCTTCGCGGGAGTGGCCAGCGGCTTCAACAACGCCGCCTCGCGGGTCGGCGGGCTGCTCGCGGTGGCGGCCCTGCCGCTGCTGGTCGGGCTCACCGGCACGGGGTATGAACAGTCCGCGGAACTCACCTCGGCCTACCGTGGCGCGTTGCTCTGGTGCGCCGGTCTGCTGGTGGCCGGCGCTCTCATCGCCGCCCTGCTGGTCCACCGGCCGGCCCGCCGCCCGCCACCGGCCCAGCCCTGCCACTCGTTGCCGGTCTCCACGCCGAAGTGA
- a CDS encoding ABC transporter ATP-binding protein: protein MALLDVEDLSVTFARRGQRTVRAVDGVSFSVEAGEVVGLVGESGCGKSVTSLAIMGLLPKQPGLQVAGKAVFDGTDLLQLDDRSRRDIRGRDVAMIFQDPLSSLNPVVPIGLQVTEVLSRHRGMRGETAAKEAAQLLDRVGIPDPKRRLKEYPHQLSGGMRQRALIAMAVACQPRLLIADEPTTALDVTIQAQILELLKDLVRDSGTALVMITHDLGVVAGMCDTINVLYGGRVVETARRRPLFRQPRHPYTVGLLGSVPRLDAGRGERLNPIPGSVRDLLPWPDGCAFAPRCARRVDACVGEPPELVLTHDGRSYRCVNPAPLPGLTRGDDVRETQPGQATPGSVPAQAVPDDPPAVPGLAAAPSEEETP, encoded by the coding sequence ATGGCACTGCTTGATGTCGAAGACCTGTCCGTCACCTTCGCCCGGCGCGGTCAGCGGACCGTACGGGCCGTCGACGGAGTCTCCTTCTCCGTGGAGGCGGGTGAGGTGGTCGGCCTGGTCGGCGAGTCCGGCTGCGGCAAGTCGGTCACCTCACTGGCGATCATGGGCCTGTTGCCCAAGCAGCCCGGCCTCCAGGTGGCCGGTAAGGCCGTCTTCGACGGCACCGACCTGCTTCAGCTCGACGATCGGTCGCGGCGGGACATCCGGGGTCGGGACGTCGCCATGATCTTCCAGGATCCGCTGTCGTCGCTGAACCCGGTCGTGCCGATCGGGCTTCAGGTGACCGAGGTGCTGAGTCGGCACCGTGGGATGAGGGGGGAGACGGCAGCGAAGGAGGCCGCGCAGCTGCTGGACCGGGTCGGCATCCCCGACCCGAAGCGGCGGCTGAAGGAGTACCCTCACCAGCTCTCCGGCGGGATGCGCCAGCGCGCCCTGATCGCCATGGCGGTGGCCTGTCAGCCCCGACTGCTCATCGCCGACGAGCCGACGACCGCGCTGGACGTCACCATCCAGGCGCAGATCCTGGAACTGCTGAAGGATCTGGTCCGGGACTCCGGCACCGCGCTGGTGATGATCACGCACGATCTGGGCGTGGTGGCCGGCATGTGCGACACCATCAACGTGCTCTACGGCGGTCGGGTGGTGGAGACCGCCCGGCGGCGTCCGCTGTTCCGTCAGCCTCGGCACCCGTACACCGTGGGGTTGCTCGGCTCGGTGCCGCGCCTGGACGCGGGGCGCGGTGAGCGGCTGAACCCCATTCCAGGCTCGGTGCGTGACCTGCTTCCCTGGCCGGACGGCTGCGCCTTCGCCCCGCGCTGCGCCCGGCGGGTGGATGCCTGCGTCGGCGAGCCGCCGGAACTGGTGCTGACCCACGACGGCCGCAGCTACCGTTGCGTCAACCCGGCCCCGCTGCCGGGTCTGACCCGCGGCGACGACGTTCGGGAGACGCAACCGGGACAGGCCACGCCGGGTTCGGTGCCCGCGCAGGCGGTGCCGGACGACCCGCCGGCCGTGCCGGGCCTGGCCGCCGCCCCCAGCGAGGAGGAGACGCCGTGA
- a CDS encoding ABC transporter permease, whose translation MTTIGGKKREKIDRLAELAARDEERGVSLWQDAFRRLRRNPAAIVGAVILAIFVLVAVVGPFFVPYGPKDTIGIREGVVRVGQGMIPGHSAEHWLGYDHQGRDVFSRMIVGARQTLLVGVVATLIGLAVGALIGGVAGAAAGLGGRLGRWVDTVLMRFIDMLLAMPSLLLAVSIAALLGPSLTTVMIAVGMVSVPVFARLLRGSMIAQSNSDYVLAATSLGVRKSKIALAHVLPNSLAPVIVQATLTLATAIIEAAALSFLGLGNPDSATPEWGVMLADAQQWLGIRPALAIYPAVAIIITALGFTLLGEAMREALDPKLRK comes from the coding sequence ATGACGACCATCGGCGGGAAGAAGCGCGAGAAGATCGACCGGCTCGCCGAACTCGCCGCCCGCGACGAGGAGCGAGGGGTCAGCCTCTGGCAGGACGCCTTCCGCCGGCTGCGGCGCAACCCGGCGGCCATCGTCGGCGCGGTGATCCTGGCCATCTTCGTGCTGGTGGCGGTCGTCGGCCCGTTCTTCGTGCCGTACGGCCCGAAGGACACCATCGGCATCCGCGAGGGCGTGGTCCGGGTGGGGCAGGGGATGATCCCCGGTCACTCGGCCGAGCACTGGCTCGGCTACGACCACCAGGGCCGGGACGTCTTCAGCCGGATGATCGTCGGGGCCCGACAGACCCTGCTGGTCGGCGTGGTCGCCACCCTGATCGGTCTTGCCGTGGGTGCGCTGATCGGTGGCGTCGCCGGTGCCGCCGCCGGCCTCGGTGGCCGGTTGGGCCGCTGGGTGGACACCGTCCTGATGCGCTTCATCGACATGCTGCTGGCCATGCCGAGCCTGCTGCTCGCGGTGAGCATCGCCGCACTGCTCGGGCCGAGCCTGACCACCGTGATGATCGCGGTCGGGATGGTCTCGGTGCCGGTCTTCGCCCGGCTGCTGCGTGGCTCGATGATCGCCCAGTCCAACAGCGACTACGTGCTGGCCGCCACCTCGCTCGGCGTCCGCAAGTCCAAGATCGCGCTGGCCCACGTGCTGCCGAACTCGCTCGCTCCGGTCATCGTGCAGGCCACCCTGACGCTGGCCACCGCGATCATCGAGGCCGCCGCGCTGTCCTTCCTCGGACTCGGCAACCCCGACTCGGCCACCCCCGAGTGGGGCGTGATGCTTGCCGACGCGCAGCAGTGGCTCGGCATCCGGCCAGCCCTCGCCATCTACCCGGCGGTCGCCATCATCATCACCGCGCTGGGGTTCACCCTGCTCGGTGAGGCGATGCGTGAAGCCCTCGACCCGAAGCTGCGGAAGTAG
- the leuA gene encoding 2-isopropylmalate synthase, which yields MAHPAGTTDIDSDPFARQRPSRMPHTRYQPYREQFRIDLPDRTWPSRHVEAAPRWCAVDLRDGNQALIDPMSPERKRRMFQLLVQMGYKEIEVGFPSASQTDYDFVRQLIEQDLIPEDVTIQVLTQCREHLIDRTFSSLRGARRAIVHFYNSTSTLQRRVVFGLDRDGITDIATSGARLCQKYAEIHTPDTEIFYEYSPESYTGTELEYALEVCAKVIDVIDPTPDRKLIINLPATVEMATPNVYADSIEWMHRHLPRRDSLVLSLHPHNDRGTGVAAAELGLLAGADRIEGCLFGNGERTGNVDLVTLGLNLFSQGIDPMIDFSDIDEIKRAVEYCNQLPVHERHPYAGDLVYTAFSGSHQDAINKGFTALEADAAAAGVPVDQFTWAVPYLPIDPKDLGRSYEAVIRVNSQSGKGGVAYIMKTEHQLDLPRRLQIEFSGVVQQVTDHDGGEVDPATMWQIFAGHYLLDHQRDPAVALSEYTIGTADGKVEIAARIHTGGQDRSITAIGNGPIDAYVNALGSAGVSVRVLDYHEHALSSGGDAQAAAYVECEVQGETVWGVGMDANIITASIKAVTSAVNRARG from the coding sequence ATGGCTCACCCAGCCGGCACCACCGACATCGACTCCGATCCGTTCGCGCGTCAGCGCCCGAGCCGGATGCCGCACACCCGTTACCAGCCGTACCGGGAACAGTTCCGGATAGACCTGCCCGACCGCACCTGGCCGAGCCGACACGTCGAGGCCGCCCCGCGCTGGTGCGCGGTCGACCTGCGGGACGGCAACCAGGCGCTGATCGACCCGATGTCGCCCGAGCGCAAGCGCCGGATGTTCCAGCTCCTGGTGCAGATGGGCTACAAGGAGATCGAGGTCGGCTTCCCGTCTGCCAGCCAGACCGACTACGACTTCGTCCGGCAGCTGATCGAGCAGGACCTGATCCCCGAGGACGTCACCATCCAGGTGCTGACCCAGTGCCGGGAGCACCTGATCGACCGCACCTTCTCCTCGCTGCGCGGAGCCCGCCGGGCGATCGTGCACTTCTACAACTCGACCTCGACCCTGCAACGCCGGGTCGTGTTCGGGCTGGACCGGGACGGCATCACCGACATCGCCACCAGCGGCGCCCGGCTCTGCCAGAAGTACGCCGAGATCCACACCCCGGACACCGAGATCTTCTACGAGTACTCGCCGGAGTCCTACACCGGCACCGAGCTGGAGTACGCGCTGGAGGTCTGCGCAAAGGTCATCGACGTGATCGACCCCACCCCGGACCGCAAGCTGATCATCAACCTGCCGGCCACCGTCGAGATGGCCACGCCCAACGTGTACGCCGACTCGATCGAGTGGATGCACCGGCACCTGCCCCGGCGGGACAGCCTGGTGCTAAGCCTGCACCCGCACAACGACCGGGGCACCGGGGTGGCCGCCGCCGAGCTGGGCCTGCTGGCCGGCGCCGACCGGATCGAGGGCTGCCTGTTCGGCAACGGTGAGCGCACCGGCAACGTCGACCTGGTCACGCTGGGCCTGAACCTGTTCTCCCAGGGCATCGACCCGATGATCGACTTCTCGGACATCGACGAGATCAAGCGGGCCGTCGAGTACTGCAACCAACTACCCGTGCACGAGCGCCACCCGTACGCCGGCGATCTGGTCTACACCGCGTTCTCCGGTTCCCACCAGGACGCCATCAACAAGGGGTTCACCGCGCTGGAGGCCGACGCGGCGGCGGCCGGGGTGCCGGTCGACCAGTTCACCTGGGCGGTGCCGTACCTGCCGATCGACCCGAAGGACCTGGGCCGCAGCTACGAGGCGGTGATCCGGGTCAACTCGCAGTCCGGCAAGGGCGGCGTCGCGTACATCATGAAGACCGAGCATCAGCTCGACCTGCCCCGCCGGCTCCAGATCGAGTTCTCCGGCGTGGTGCAGCAGGTGACCGACCACGACGGCGGTGAGGTCGATCCGGCCACCATGTGGCAGATCTTCGCCGGGCACTACCTGCTCGACCACCAGCGCGACCCTGCCGTGGCGCTGTCCGAGTACACGATCGGTACCGCCGACGGGAAGGTCGAGATCGCCGCCCGGATCCACACCGGCGGGCAGGATCGCTCGATCACCGCGATCGGCAACGGCCCGATCGACGCGTACGTCAACGCGCTGGGCTCGGCCGGTGTGAGCGTACGCGTGCTCGACTACCACGAGCACGCGCTCTCCTCCGGCGGGGACGCCCAGGCCGCCGCGTACGTCGAGTGCGAGGTGCAGGGGGAGACCGTCTGGGGCGTCGGCATGGACGCCAACATCATCACCGCCTCCATCAAGGCGGTCACCAGCGCCGTCAACCGCGCCCGAGGCTGA
- a CDS encoding oligopeptide/dipeptide ABC transporter ATP-binding protein: protein MTGEDTLVEVRDLKVHFPIKRGVLFDRTVGHVKAVDGVDLRITRGQTYGLVGESGCGKSTLGRALLQLTPPTSGEVSFDGVELTTLAPNKLRTMRRRMQMIFQDPMSSLDPRQNVESILTEGLQAHGIGGDRDSRRKIIAETLDQVGLPRWSLSRYPHEFSGGQRQRIGIARALVLGPELIVADEPVSALDVSIQAQVVNLLDELQDNLGLTYLVIAHDLAVVRHISDTVGVMYLGALVEEAPSDRLYTEPLHPYTRALMSAVPVPDPDVEDRRERILIAGDLPSPANPPSGCRFHTRCPWAQPTRCADERPELREIGGSRVACHWAEQIASGELRRHKVSVEITRPPGEGEEPSVVSAPTEPGSFV from the coding sequence ATGACCGGAGAGGACACCCTCGTCGAGGTACGGGACCTGAAGGTGCACTTCCCGATCAAGCGGGGGGTGCTGTTCGACCGTACGGTCGGCCACGTCAAGGCGGTCGACGGCGTTGACCTGCGCATCACGCGCGGCCAGACGTACGGCCTGGTCGGCGAGTCGGGCTGCGGAAAGTCCACGCTCGGGCGGGCGCTGCTCCAGCTCACCCCGCCGACCTCGGGCGAGGTCAGCTTCGACGGGGTCGAGCTGACCACGTTGGCACCGAACAAGCTGCGCACGATGCGGCGTCGGATGCAAATGATCTTCCAGGACCCGATGTCCAGCCTTGATCCCCGGCAGAACGTCGAGTCCATCCTCACCGAGGGGCTACAGGCGCACGGTATCGGTGGTGACCGGGACAGTCGTCGCAAGATCATCGCCGAGACGTTGGACCAGGTCGGGCTGCCGCGTTGGTCGCTGTCCCGTTACCCGCACGAGTTCTCCGGCGGCCAGCGGCAGCGCATCGGTATCGCCCGGGCGCTGGTGCTGGGGCCGGAACTCATCGTCGCGGACGAGCCGGTCTCCGCGCTCGACGTGTCGATCCAGGCCCAGGTGGTCAACCTGCTCGACGAACTCCAGGACAACCTCGGTCTGACCTACCTGGTGATCGCGCACGACCTGGCGGTGGTCCGGCACATCTCGGACACCGTCGGCGTGATGTATCTGGGCGCGTTGGTCGAGGAGGCGCCGAGCGACCGGCTCTACACCGAACCGCTGCACCCGTACACCCGGGCGCTGATGTCGGCGGTGCCGGTGCCCGACCCGGACGTGGAGGACCGCCGGGAGCGCATCCTCATCGCCGGTGACCTGCCCTCGCCGGCCAACCCGCCGTCGGGCTGCCGCTTCCACACCCGGTGCCCGTGGGCGCAGCCGACCCGCTGCGCGGACGAACGGCCGGAACTGCGGGAGATCGGCGGCAGTCGGGTCGCCTGCCACTGGGCCGAGCAGATCGCCAGCGGGGAACTGCGTCGGCACAAGGTCAGCGTGGAGATCACCCGGCCGCCGGGCGAGGGTGAGGAGCCCTCGGTCGTCTCCGCCCCCACCGAGCCCGGCTCCTTCGTGTAG
- a CDS encoding ABC transporter permease yields the protein MFRFIVRRLLQLIPTLFGLSILLFIWLRRLPGGPETAILGERGTPEMRAAIRRNLGLDEPILIQYGRFVRRMIRLDLGTSISTKREVTTEFLQRFPGTVELTITAMVIAIGIGIPLGYLAARRRGRFLDHASVGGSLIGICIPVFFLAYILKAIFSENLGWFPSSGRQDPTIDATRITNFFVLDGLMTREWDAAADALMHLVLPGVALASIPLAIIVRITRASVLEVLNEDFVRTAEAKGLTENVVRRRHVLRNAMLPVATSIGLLTGGLLSGAVLTETVFAFSGIGAFLADSIDQRDYPVLMGFIMIIAVVYVLVNLMVDLSYSLIDPRVRVR from the coding sequence TTCCGGTTCATCGTCAGACGCCTGCTTCAGCTGATACCCACGCTGTTCGGGCTCTCCATCCTGTTGTTCATCTGGCTCCGGCGACTGCCCGGAGGCCCCGAGACCGCCATTCTCGGCGAGCGGGGCACGCCCGAGATGCGCGCCGCGATCCGCCGCAATCTCGGTCTCGACGAGCCGATCCTGATCCAGTACGGCCGGTTCGTCCGCCGGATGATCCGCCTCGACCTGGGTACGTCCATCTCGACGAAGCGCGAGGTGACGACGGAGTTCCTGCAACGATTCCCTGGCACCGTCGAGCTGACCATCACCGCGATGGTGATCGCGATCGGCATCGGCATCCCGCTGGGCTACCTGGCCGCCCGCCGGCGCGGCCGGTTCCTCGACCACGCCTCCGTCGGCGGATCGCTGATCGGCATCTGCATCCCGGTCTTCTTCCTGGCGTACATCCTCAAGGCGATCTTCTCGGAGAACCTCGGCTGGTTCCCCTCCAGCGGCCGGCAGGACCCGACCATCGACGCCACCCGGATCACCAACTTCTTCGTGCTCGACGGGCTGATGACCCGGGAGTGGGACGCCGCCGCCGACGCGCTCATGCATCTCGTGCTGCCAGGGGTGGCGCTGGCCAGCATTCCGCTGGCGATCATCGTCCGGATCACCCGGGCCAGCGTGCTTGAGGTGCTCAACGAGGACTTCGTGCGTACCGCCGAGGCCAAGGGCCTGACCGAGAACGTGGTCCGTCGCCGGCACGTGCTGCGAAACGCCATGCTTCCGGTCGCCACCTCGATCGGTCTGCTCACCGGTGGTCTGCTCTCCGGCGCGGTGCTCACCGAGACTGTGTTCGCGTTCAGCGGGATCGGCGCCTTCCTCGCCGATTCGATCGATCAGCGCGACTATCCGGTGCTGATGGGCTTCATCATGATCATCGCGGTGGTCTACGTGTTGGTGAACCTGATGGTGGACCTCTCCTACAGCCTGATCGACCCGAGGGTGAGGGTCCGATGA